Part of the Solwaraspora sp. WMMA2065 genome is shown below.
ACCACAGCAGACACGACACCGCACCTGGCCCCATCCGGTCCGGCGACGACTCACCCGGCACCAGTTGCCCCGCGTACAGCCGCGCCAGATCCACGCCGGAACACAGCTGCGCGCCCACCACCGCACCGGCCGACGTCCCGATCACCAGATCGGCCCCGCCCAGCTCGACCCCGGCGCGCGCCAGCCCGGACAACACCCCGAGCTGCCAGGCCACCCCGGTCACCCCGCCGCTGCCCAGCACCAACGCCCGCGTACCCGCCACGCCATGTCTATTGCCCGCCACCGCCGCCGGTAACGTCACCGGCGGGCCCAGACCCGACACGGACAGCAGGGGAGAGGAGTGCCGGGATGACACCGGTCACCGTGGTCACCGGCGGCAGCCGGGGGATCGGCGCCGCGACCGTACGCCGGCTCGCCGCCGCCGGACACGACCTCGTCATCGGCTACCGGACCGACGCCGGCGCCGCCGAAACGGTACGTGACGACGTCGAAGCGCTCGGCCGGCGCGCCGTCACCGTCGCCGTCGACACCACCGACCCCGACGCGGTGACGAGCCTGTTCGACGACGCCGCCGAACTCGGACCGGTCACCGGACTGGTCAACAACGCCGGCGTCACCAGCCGGATCGGCCCGTTCGTCGACCTCACCGTCGCCGACCTGCGCCGGGTCGTCGACGTCAACCTGGTCGGCTACGTCCTGTGTGCCCAGCAGGCCGCCCGTCGGATGTCCGCCGGCGGCGCCATCGTCAACGTGTCGTCGGCCGCCGCCACCCTCGGCAGCCCCGGCGAGTACGTGCACTACGCCGCGGTCAAGGCCGCCACCGACGCGTTGACCGTCGGTCTGGCCAAGGAACTCGGCCCCCGTGGCATCCGGGTCAACGGCGTCGCGCCGGGCACGGTGCTGACCGGCATCCACGCTCTGTCCGGCGAACCGGACCGGCCGGCCCGGGTGGCGCCGGTAGTGCCGCTGCGCCGGGCGGGCCGGCCCGAGGAGATCGCCGGCGCCGTCGCCTGGCTGCTCAGCGACGAGGCGTCGTACACCACCGGGACGGTACTGCGGGTCGCCGGCGGACTGTGAGACCCCGTCGGGGGCTCACAGTCCGCCGCGCGCGACGGGGTCTCCGGGACACCGCCGATATCAGGTCGATAATATACATTATGTCAACTTGAAGACGTGGGTCGAGGTGACCGACCGGCTCTGACGGCGTGGACCCGGCGGATCACGGGCTTTCCCGTGTCCGTCACTTCCCAGCGAGCCCCAGCGTCGCCGGTGACCCGCCGAACTTCCGGCATCGCGTCCCGAGGCGCATCGCCGGCCCTTCGGTGCGGCCACCGCGACACATGTTGGGACGCGGCCACCCCCCGGCCGGGGCTCGCGGGTCCTCGGCCGGATCTGGTGGCACACCGAGAAGACATGCATAATATGCGTTATGCACCAATTTGTGGATCTGGTGGCGGTACGGCTCGTCGAGGACTTCCTCGCCGACCGCGCCTCCCGCAAACCCTCCCCGCACACCCTGGACGCCTACCGCCGCGACCTCGTCGCCGTCCTACGCCTGATCGGCGACTCCACCGAACCGACTCCCCTGCCCTGGACCGACGTACCACTGGAGGCGCTCGACCAACGACGGCTCCGCGCCGCGTTCGCCCGGTTCGCGGCCCCCCGCTCCCCCGCGTCTGTGCACCGGGCCTGGTCGACGTGGAACTCGTGGTTCAACTTCCTGGTCGCCGACGGCATCGCCGCCGGAAACCCGATGCCCGCAGTGGGCCGCCCGCGGGCCCCGGCAGCACTACCGAAGCCGCTGCGAGGCGAGGAGACCCCGGAGACGCTGCTGGCCGCCGCCGCGCGGAGCGACCCCCGCCAGCGCGACCCGTGGCCGGAGCGTGACCTGCTGGTGGTCGCTCTGGCGTTGTGCGCCGGTCTGCGACTCGGCGAGCTGCTGGGGCTGCGGGTCGGCTCGGTCGCGGGACGTCCCGGTGAACGCCGGATCGAGCTGACCGGCAAGGGCGGCCGGCTGCGGACCGTCCCGGTGGAGGCCGCCGTCGACGTCGTCGTCGACGGCTACCTGGCCAGCCGCCGACGACGGTTCGGCCCCCGGTCGGTACGCCCCGGAGGTCCGCTGTTGGTCGACCGGCGCGGTGCCGCCCTGCGGCGCGGCGGCCTGCAGTACCTGGTGCGGTCGTGTTTCCGGCGGGCCGGGATCACCGAGCGGGTGCCGCGGGGTGCGCAGCTGCACGCGCTGCGACACACGTTCGCCACCCGGTTGGCCGAGGACGGGGCGAACGCCGCCGAGATCATGCGGCTGCTGGGGCATGCGAGCCTCACGGCAAGCCAGAACTACATCGAGGTGACGGCCGACCAGCAGCGGGCGGCGGCACGGGCAAACCGGTCGAACCGGTCGCTGCGTCGAGTCGTCGGGCCTGCCTGAAC
Proteins encoded:
- a CDS encoding SDR family oxidoreductase → MTPVTVVTGGSRGIGAATVRRLAAAGHDLVIGYRTDAGAAETVRDDVEALGRRAVTVAVDTTDPDAVTSLFDDAAELGPVTGLVNNAGVTSRIGPFVDLTVADLRRVVDVNLVGYVLCAQQAARRMSAGGAIVNVSSAAATLGSPGEYVHYAAVKAATDALTVGLAKELGPRGIRVNGVAPGTVLTGIHALSGEPDRPARVAPVVPLRRAGRPEEIAGAVAWLLSDEASYTTGTVLRVAGGL
- a CDS encoding tyrosine-type recombinase/integrase — its product is MHQFVDLVAVRLVEDFLADRASRKPSPHTLDAYRRDLVAVLRLIGDSTEPTPLPWTDVPLEALDQRRLRAAFARFAAPRSPASVHRAWSTWNSWFNFLVADGIAAGNPMPAVGRPRAPAALPKPLRGEETPETLLAAAARSDPRQRDPWPERDLLVVALALCAGLRLGELLGLRVGSVAGRPGERRIELTGKGGRLRTVPVEAAVDVVVDGYLASRRRRFGPRSVRPGGPLLVDRRGAALRRGGLQYLVRSCFRRAGITERVPRGAQLHALRHTFATRLAEDGANAAEIMRLLGHASLTASQNYIEVTADQQRAAARANRSNRSLRRVVGPA